TCACTAATTTAATTTCGTCGCCTTTTGTTAATGTTTCTCGATACGTATGACGCAATCGTCTACAAAGATGCGTGTTCATGAAGTGAAGTTAGACTGTGTCATTGGTGATACACCTTCCTCATTGCTTACGGTAAATTCATGCATCCTGTCTGCGTGTCACCTGTATTATTCGTTCGCAGCGTATCTGCGAGCACAAATGAGGCTGCGCGCAGGCTCCTTGTAACGTAGtatacattttttaaaaatatcgTGCGATGTCTCTTCAGCCTGGGAAAAAATTAAAACCATCAGACCTATCTACGGGGAAGTAAATCATTCGGATATTTCTTAATACTGTCATCAACCTCTCCACTGGATCATATCATTTCATTTAACTTTGAACCTTAAAAATGAGTTACATTTTGGTAATTATAGGTGTAAGCTTACAGTAAAAAATAGTTGGAGTTGCTCAAGAGGACCGTGAACAATACTGTGTTGGTTGCATTCTCGCAGCACCCAACTCGTTCATTTATTGTTCGGCACCCTCTCTTTGTTTCTTACCTCGGAAACACCCCGTATACGTATACTATGTACATCACAGTTGCGGCCGTGATTCCCGTGGCCCCTCTCATCAACGACAAAGTGGATCGAGTTCTTGAGGACGGCGTACTCTGCGACATCATCTCCAACGACGGATGCGTGGAGCCCATCAGCGACTTCTACATGTGGAACCAGTCGTGGTGGTTCTGGCCCGAGTTCTTCGATGGCGGCCTCTCGGGCCTGGGCAAGGGACTCCGGCGGTCCGGCGACTGCGCGTTCGAGCTGGGCAACGCGAGCTTCGCCACGTGCGAAATCGGCTTCTCGGACCTCTGGCTGCGCTACCAATGGCGCGTGAAAGTCAAGGACCGGAAGCTGCCGCAAGCAGACCAGCAAGACAATCCGCGGGCCGTCGTCGAGCTGGGATCCATGATGGCCACCGTGGCCGGAGGAACCATGCGAATGACACTGCAGAGGGAGCCCAGTGAGTGTGGCACGCACCAACGCGCGGTTTGCCTGTTTCCTGTAAGCAGGCTTTGCCGCTAGTATGAGTGGCACTAATCGAAGATGTCTGAACtcccgctgaaaaaaaaaaaattaattttttggGGGTTATACGTGTCAAAACCACCATCTCATTATGACGGGGGTCTTATTGATTGACTCGGTCATTAATTTTGATCCCCCATGGTTTTTTAATGCGAACCTAATTAAAAGTCTGGACCTAATtagttaattatttaattaacgtGGACCTACTTAAAAGTACACCGACACTTTCGCATTCCGCCGCGCGAACGTGTTGTTTTGTGTATATTTGCGGGAGTCGTTTAGTCGGCAGCTGTCCTGCGGGCACGCCTAGTACGTTACGCCTGTTGTCCAATGCAATGATAAATGAGTTGTCCACGCTGGGCGTGCGTATCGCGTTATTTATCATCTCATTCGACTTAAGTCACATGCTAGGCGTGACACCAGCAGTGATGCCAAccaatttttcaagaaaacccTACATGTCACACACAGATTTCGCTTTGACCTTTAATTTGTCCCTAATCAGTAGTTTCGAGTTCGAATGCCTAACTGCTCGACTACTTAAAATAGAATGAATTTCATCCAAAAATAACGGAGTTCCGAAATTAAAGACCGAACCTACAATGTAACTTGCACTGGCCACGTTTTCTAACGAGTGAAATTTCCTCTAACTTTCGCCACGAGCACTTTTCCAATTAGTCTAGCTATCATGGGCAAAATTCGCGCCTTTCAGGACATACGTTGTGTTTTGATTGATCGAGCGAGCAACATTTATAATCCGAACAGCTCCGATACTGTGTGAGGTACTTGAAGTCGTGTAGGTGGGCTGCCTTTGTGAGTTAAGGATAAAGGCGCAGAGTTCCTCGCGGCTGCGCTTTCTTAAAGCCCGTCCTGTTACAGCATCTCGTGCACACGTCTCATGGTGCGCTTTCGACAATGGTCGTACTCCATCGGCACAGCCAGCTTCCTTCTTTGTTAGAAACTCGGCATCTGGCGCATTTAAGGGATGCCGCGCCGATGATGGAATTGCCCATAGATGCTTGGAATGCTATACAAGCCCGCCAGCAACTAGCAGCCATCCTCTCGCCTTTCTACATAATCCCTCCAAAAATTGTTTCGTGTTGACATCGAGTTATAGCCTTCCGTAATCAAATGCGCCCACAACTACCCCGATTTTCGGGGACTCGCAATTTTCATACGGGAGAAACAGTGGGCCGAAAATGAAGCAACGTCAAAAAAGCAAACTCGGTTCACACTCAGGGTCCAATGTCGGTGGCGGCGCTTTTGcgcaggatgccttagaacaggcaCTTATAAAGAGAGATATAAGAGGAAAGAATAAGCATGTGCTTCCTGCGGCAAAgctggggaaacgatggagcatgtttcgTTAGAATGTGaggatatctgcccagcggtcggtttaggtaccactggcctccttgaagccattggattcagcgagagcagggggaaagtaaacatgtccgcaatagagattagtaaggggCGGTTGGAAGATTGGGGGAAGAAAAGCAGGGGAACGACAAACAGCTAACGGAGGCCTACAAAAACACAGCTCACAACAGGGGCTCAAAatctttggttatgggaattcatcgttttttttttacttttctttattcCCTTTTTAACATAGGCAGGACACTGAATGTGATAGCAAGAGCTCGGAGGTGcaatccaccgccccgttccaaagggcacacgctcgcacgcacgcgcacgcacgcacgcgcgcgcgcgcacgcacacacacgcacacacacgcacacacacgcacacacacgcacacacacgcgcacacgcgcgcacacgcgcacacacgcgcacacgcgcacacacgcgcacacacgcacacgcgcacacgcgcacacgcgcacacgcgcacacgcgcacacacacgcacacgcacacgcacacgcgcacacgcacacgcacacgcacaccttTTCCAGCATCCCCAACGGTCAAACGCACGAATGGTCAATATGAAATTATGAACTGTATCGTAATGTTCTGTGAACAATGTGAACCTGCTTGGATTACAAAGAAAAGCCGACAACCTTACAGAATGAACTAACCACTTCTACTACTAAACAATACTAATAATTccatacgctttttttttccacaaggaAGCCTAAGCGCAAGCATCGCGCGTGATATTTGCTTTTGAAAATTTCCTAGGTTCATTAGCACCATTAAGTACAGCTAAACTGAACATCACCACTCGCCGTCTGTCGAGATAACTGAATATGTTTCGTTTTTGTGAGTTTTCACATCTGTTGGTTTTATGCTATTGCTTAAGTGTTCGGCCAATATGCACAGTTGTACTCGTACTAACCCTACAAATTCGAAACACCACTCCACGGCAAGGATAGTTAAAGAAACTTGTTCGCCTTTACTTCTGGCCATGGGGAATAtttatacaaaaggaaaaatgataaataaatgataacTTAGCTAAATGATTTATTATAGTTTTAATGATTCAGTGATTAATGCTTGCTGAACTATCAAGAACTGAAAACTCTCTCTCCAGCAGATCAAAGACTCTACCCTGCGCTTTGAGTTGTTTCGCGCCCTTAGATAAGTGTTTTCAGATATAAAGTTAAGCACAGCAAAAGTGACGCGTTAGGCTTTGTGGTGCTTAGGTACAATGATAAATCTGTCTACTTTGTTTTGACAATGCAGCAGGTGAGGCACGATCTACCTGCACTGCTCTGAAGGATACATGCGGTAAGTACATTAATCGCCTCTCCTGTGCAGATATGACTTCCTACTCAAAAATACACATCTAGTGTGTTCACTGCGTGTTCGTTAGACCAAGGGCAGCTGGCCCAATCAAATACGCCAACATCGTATACTGATTTCATCAAAAAGTTTCGAATTACCTCATAAGAGATGAAGCTGGGGAAGTGTGGGGTAGATCGGTTGGCCACCCTAGACGTGGGGCAGgggaaaagagagagaaggaaaggtgATCAGTGTGCCCACCCGAAGATGACTGTTACTTCATTTAAGGCCGCTAACACTCGTATAGCCTATTTGTCTTGAATAAGCACACTAGCGCTTGGATAGGCTCCTTCCTGTGAGCACCAAAAGTTATTCAGGTCTCAAGCTATGCGACAACTTCGTGCTTTCTATTAATTGCCTGCAGATGACGGTAATTTCCGAGTCGAAAGTATCACGACGGGCCAGACCGAGATCAAGGAGGTGGTCTTTGGCAACTCAACCTTAAGGTGGCGAAGAAAGGAACTTGACACGAAGGAGCCAGATTTTCAGTGGCGGCTGCGGGACATGCTGGCCTTCTGGGTCACAGATTACTTCGAGACCATGACCTTCAAGGACATCTTCAACAAGGCGCTTACAACGCTGAAGCCGTGAGCCGCAGAAGAGTTTGTCCAGTTGAAAATAAAGGTGTTCTACAGCGTGTTAAGTACGGCTTTATTGGCTGCAACGCCATCGAGATGGAACGAATTTCAGATTTGTTACGTGAGAAATTCCAATAAATTATTACTTGTAATTAGTTACATTTTCTGGTAGTTTTCCATTTCGACAATTGCTTTTTGCCTCGCTGACGCTTACAGTTACTCAGTTACTCTTTGCAGAacctctctctttatttcctcctctttTGCAGTAAGCAATTGCACGTAACCAATACTGAAGAGACAAGCTGTAGCAGGAGAAGCAGCGTTAAGCATTTGGATGTTGCGGGAAGTACCGTAGAACGCCCGCGGCCTCGCCACGCAGCAGCCTCGTAGATGTGCACGTTCAAAATGGCAAACTGGGTGCTCATTATTCATTTCTCCCTTTTAATGCTCAACCGTATGTTGGCTGATGATGTTGGCGCTGCTAGACCCCATATCGATGACCACTGCAGACTTTGATGCCAGGGAATCATCAATGGACGGTATTTTGCAGCTTTTCATTGGCCTTACCGGTAGTTCCTTCCCCGAGACCCAGTAACCGGGAAATTCATGCGCTTTATAGAGGAGCCAGATGCGAGTGTCGCGGCATCGATTAATCATCATCTCGTTGGCAAGGTGCTCGTACGCTAGAACACCGTCCTTCCCTTCAGCGCGCGCACCTAGAGAGGTTTCAATGCCGTTGATGATGTCTTGACGAGAAAACGGAGAAAGATGAGCGACGAAAATCTTCACAGCAATTGTTAGGAAAGATAAACAGAACGCGAGGGGCCGCAGAGGACTCGCTGAAAGAGCTAGGCCAGCTCGTTCTATTAACTGTGTTTTAGCAACCTTAATAAATGTGTGTAGGAAAGCAACTTAGAAGTAATTGATTACTTTTTTAGTATTTTTTCAAGTGCTTTATTGTGGCAGTAACTGATCACTGTAACCAATTACATTCTTTAATGAAGTCATTGTAatagtgttttcttttctgtagCCTGTAGGTGTCGGGAACAAATATACTCGCTAGCTCGTCAAATTGCTCCACTACCATGATGCGGAAAATTTCGCTTTAAAAAGCTTCGCTTGCTTTTGAACTTCTTATATGTCGGGAAACGCTGTTGTTCACCTTTCACAGAGCGAAACGACGGCCCTTAGAATCAAATGGAGGTAGTGAGGCAGCTTATCGCGGTTCTCCCTTAATTCGAGCTAAGCTTGCAAAAACTTTTTTGTATACACGTGACAAGCGGCAACAAGCTCACCAGCCTCCAACCTATCTCTCACGCTACATTGGCATGGCAACAGGACTAGAGCTTTTAGCTGTTCCTTTCTCGCTTTACCCACCACAGTGGGTGTGGCGTCAAGCTGccgagcacgaggacgcgggtttGAATCCCGACCCTGGCGGCCACATTTCTGTGggaacaaaatgcaaaaacgctcgtgtacttagattagtcTCGCACGTTAAATGactccaggtggtgaaaattaatccggagctctcccctacggcgtgccgcCTCATAGTCCTATCGCGGTAGGTGAGCGGGCGTCTCCTCCTGTggcccgccgtggctgctcatgTCGTGTGCTGTCTTGGAGGTAATCGGTGACGGGTGCAAATATTGGTCGAGCCGCGATGGCCGGTGGCATCGTGTGCGCTGCCTTCTCGCGCGTCGATTGTTGGACGTCGCGTAATCTCGAATGTCTGAGAAGCGTTGAAGTTAGAGGCAGCACAAAGGCGTtactcgccgctgctgccactcATCACGCCATCGCATACTCCCGTTCCACACACAGCAGTCAACGCGGTGGAgactagagagacttcttgccgCGGCTTCGCTCGCgcttggatatagttcgatgcTCTTTGACCACAATTGTGCGCCACTGTTtctttatataggctcagtattgaatgaaacaagttttaatccttagaaacaaacagtGTGGTACGCGGCTGCTAATGCGTGACTTTAGATCATTTCTATTTTTGTTGTTCTGTTCGGATTCTTCATTTGCAACCCGTTGTGAGAAGCCTCACGCGCATGCTTGTGCGAGCGAATGCTGGttgcgcgcagcgaagcataaaCGGAATGCGCGTagtgataactt
This Dermacentor albipictus isolate Rhodes 1998 colony chromosome 1, USDA_Dalb.pri_finalv2, whole genome shotgun sequence DNA region includes the following protein-coding sequences:
- the LOC135913614 gene encoding uncharacterized protein isoform X1 yields the protein MNFYLFLVISGATTVAAVIPVAPLINDKVDRVLEDGVLCDIISNDGCVEPISDFYMWNQSWWFWPEFFDGGLSGLGKGLRRSGDCAFELGNASFATCEIGFSDLWLRYQWRVKVKDRKLPQADQQDNPRAVVELGSMMATVAGGTMRMTLQREPTGEARSTCTALKDTCDDGNFRVESITTGQTEIKEVVFGNSTLRWRRKELDTKEPDFQWRLRDMLAFWVTDYFETMTFKDIFNKALTTLKP
- the LOC135913614 gene encoding uncharacterized protein isoform X2, which encodes MNFYLFLVISGATTVAAVIPVAPLINDKVDRVLEDGVLCDIISNDGCVEPISDFYMWNQSWWFWPEFFDGGLSGLGKGLRRSGDCAFELGNASFATCEIGFSDLWLRYQWRVKVKDRKLPQADQQDNPRAVVELGSMMATVAGGTMRMTLQREPSEARSTCTALKDTCDDGNFRVESITTGQTEIKEVVFGNSTLRWRRKELDTKEPDFQWRLRDMLAFWVTDYFETMTFKDIFNKALTTLKP